A portion of the Calothrix sp. 336/3 genome contains these proteins:
- a CDS encoding NB-ARC domain-containing protein, with translation MIHLVVINLGYGNLSEGFPVVTVGLREADNPRSQQFMGSLPPAPNLIDLYRSWRSMYENFCVRLTGTSVRNYTDDDELEIDEAEITNVSILDFDDVCQQLQQNINNWLDSSSILHISRFLRAALHPTDEIRVIIETQDIIIQKLPWHCSNFFQDYPRTEISFARPEYQRTFHVELSEASRRQVRILAVLGNSQGINLEQEKKFLQSLPDAEIELIIQPSRQEFNDKLWDAQGWDILFFAGHSQTEAETGIIYINEHPTNNSLTIEQLTEALKAAIAKGLKIAIFNSCDGLGLAHSLEKLNLSTTIVMREPVPNLVAEEFFNYFLQAFAFNQKSLYTSVQQARRRLQGLEDDFPGASWLPVIFINPAEEAPTWESLKNNLPGQLTSQTQITQQRQDWGDAIDVSKFYGRDDEINQLKQYIISDNCRLITIIGMGGIGKTALSVKLAKLVEPEFDCLIWRSLRNAPPVEELLSDLIGFLSAEHQIVIAPSLEKRISQLIDCLTASRCLIVLDNLESVLDSKQQAGNYRQGYIGYGQLLRCLGDAQHQSCVLITSREKPKGLNARVGENLPVRSLTLKGLNYSEGELILHQKGLSPSTREIHRLIESYGGNPLALKIAATTITELFAGSISDFLATGTIICNDIFELLNQQLQRLPFLEKQVMYWLAIHRESVSLKELQNNLIDTSKPRDLMTALESLQSRCLIENQGGKFTQQPVVMEYLTEELIEEFTQELYSQEINLINKYAFIQAQAPDYLRNAQIQFILQPIADKILELWVTKSQIQTNLQQIITQLQSSQLPQPGYAAGNIINLLRQLNIQLNNYDFSHLNICQANLQGINLQQTNFAHCNFQKSLFTQTLGSLLAAKFSPTGKLFATAIENQIYLWEVENTRQIFTLESHTAWVRSLAFHPDGNILASGSNDNTIKLWYSETGEYWQTLTGHTSTVQSLAFSHDGNTLASGSDDNTARLWNYCTQECLQIFSGHSKSIIFVTFHPQKHILITASIDNTVRIWDIATGECLQIFNIHLNWHLAIALSHDGKILATGSHGNTIKFWDISNGECIQTLENYHSFVWSILFSQDDQTIITGSEDNTIKLWNISTGECLQTLQEHQQRVWLVDLHPHSSKLLSISEDQTIKLWDITSRRCFKTLTGYSNWILSLAFSPDGQTLASSSQDKNIRFWDMQTQKCRLTLPGHDNLVSAIAFAPRDNHLLASGSDDNTIKLWNHQGKSLHTLRGHSDWVYSVAFSPDGKILASGSRDRTIKIWNGETGECLHTCVGHENRVKSVTFHPHGTTLVSASDDQTLKIWDVNNFTCLKTLIGHQDKLSCVVFSPDGNIIASSCCNKIIKLWDGNTGECLQTISAHSSRIRAIAWTPDGKILASCSDDSTIKLWDIHRGENIRTLTGHDKAIWAIAISPDNQTLASGSEDQTIKLWHLQTGECMQTLRCTRPYEGMNISYGTGLTEAERTILKSLGASEQSD, from the coding sequence ATGATTCATTTAGTTGTAATCAATTTGGGATATGGCAACTTATCCGAGGGATTTCCTGTAGTGACTGTGGGGTTACGGGAAGCTGACAATCCGCGATCGCAACAATTTATGGGGAGTTTGCCACCTGCACCGAATTTGATAGATTTGTACCGCAGTTGGCGATCGATGTATGAAAATTTTTGTGTTCGTTTAACTGGGACTTCTGTTAGAAATTATACTGATGATGATGAACTAGAAATTGATGAAGCTGAGATTACTAATGTTTCTATTTTAGATTTTGATGATGTTTGTCAACAGTTACAGCAAAATATTAATAATTGGCTAGATTCATCGTCAATTCTGCATATTAGTCGATTTCTACGTGCTGCACTGCACCCCACCGATGAAATTCGGGTAATTATTGAAACTCAAGATATTATCATCCAAAAATTACCTTGGCACTGTAGCAATTTTTTTCAAGATTATCCCCGTACAGAGATTTCCTTTGCCAGACCTGAATATCAGCGTACTTTTCATGTAGAATTATCGGAAGCTTCCCGCCGTCAAGTGAGAATTTTGGCAGTTTTGGGTAATTCTCAAGGGATTAATTTAGAACAAGAAAAGAAATTTTTACAGAGCTTACCAGATGCAGAAATTGAGCTAATTATTCAACCATCACGGCAAGAATTTAATGATAAACTTTGGGATGCTCAAGGGTGGGATATACTCTTTTTTGCTGGGCATAGTCAAACGGAAGCAGAAACAGGGATAATTTATATTAACGAGCATCCGACAAATAATAGTTTAACTATTGAGCAGTTAACAGAAGCATTAAAAGCGGCGATCGCGAAGGGTTTAAAAATCGCAATTTTCAATTCCTGCGATGGTTTAGGATTGGCGCATAGTTTGGAAAAATTAAATCTTTCCACGACAATTGTCATGCGTGAACCTGTACCTAATCTTGTAGCGGAGGAATTTTTTAATTATTTTTTACAAGCATTTGCTTTTAACCAGAAATCCTTATATACGTCAGTGCAACAAGCAAGACGCAGATTGCAAGGTTTAGAAGACGATTTTCCCGGTGCGAGTTGGTTACCTGTAATTTTTATTAATCCTGCGGAGGAAGCACCAACCTGGGAAAGTTTAAAGAATAATTTACCAGGACAACTAACTTCTCAAACACAAATTACTCAACAGCGTCAGGATTGGGGAGATGCAATTGATGTATCTAAATTTTATGGACGTGATGATGAAATTAATCAACTTAAACAATATATTATTTCCGATAATTGCCGCTTAATTACAATTATTGGTATGGGTGGGATTGGGAAAACTGCTTTATCTGTAAAATTAGCGAAATTGGTAGAGCCGGAATTTGATTGTTTAATTTGGCGTAGTTTACGCAATGCACCACCTGTAGAAGAATTATTGAGTGATTTAATCGGTTTTTTATCAGCAGAGCATCAAATAGTTATCGCTCCTTCCCTAGAGAAACGCATCTCACAATTAATAGATTGTTTAACTGCTTCCCGTTGTTTAATAGTTTTAGATAATCTCGAATCGGTATTAGACAGTAAGCAACAAGCAGGCAATTATCGACAAGGATATATAGGATATGGGCAACTTTTACGCTGTTTAGGAGATGCTCAACATCAAAGCTGTGTTTTGATTACGAGTCGGGAAAAACCTAAGGGATTAAATGCCAGAGTTGGGGAAAATTTACCTGTGCGATCGCTAACATTAAAGGGGTTAAATTATAGCGAGGGCGAATTAATTTTACATCAGAAAGGTTTATCTCCATCCACAAGGGAAATTCATCGTTTAATTGAGTCTTACGGAGGAAATCCCCTAGCTCTGAAGATTGCCGCAACAACAATTACAGAATTATTTGCTGGTAGTATTAGCGATTTTCTGGCAACTGGCACAATTATCTGTAACGACATTTTTGAACTACTCAATCAACAGTTACAGCGTTTGCCATTCTTGGAAAAACAAGTCATGTACTGGTTGGCAATTCATCGAGAATCGGTATCTCTGAAAGAATTACAAAATAATTTAATTGATACTAGCAAACCTAGAGATTTAATGACTGCTTTGGAATCGCTACAATCGCGCTGCTTAATTGAAAATCAAGGAGGCAAATTTACCCAGCAACCAGTCGTAATGGAGTATCTTACAGAAGAATTAATCGAAGAATTTACCCAAGAGCTTTATTCCCAAGAAATTAACCTGATAAATAAATATGCTTTCATCCAAGCTCAAGCTCCCGATTACTTAAGAAATGCTCAAATCCAATTCATTCTCCAACCCATTGCCGATAAAATATTAGAATTATGGGTGACAAAATCACAAATCCAAACAAATTTACAGCAAATTATCACTCAACTTCAATCCTCACAACTTCCCCAACCAGGATACGCTGCTGGTAATATCATTAATCTCCTGCGACAACTAAATATACAACTGAATAATTATGACTTTTCTCACCTGAATATTTGCCAAGCAAACCTACAAGGAATCAACTTACAACAAACAAACTTCGCTCATTGTAACTTCCAAAAATCCCTATTTACCCAAACATTAGGTAGTCTACTAGCAGCAAAATTTAGCCCCACAGGTAAACTATTCGCAACCGCAATCGAAAATCAAATTTATCTTTGGGAAGTTGAGAATACCCGACAAATATTCACCCTGGAAAGTCATACCGCGTGGGTGCGATCGCTCGCTTTTCACCCAGATGGCAATATTCTTGCTAGCGGTAGCAATGACAACACAATAAAACTCTGGTATTCGGAAACAGGCGAATACTGGCAAACCCTTACGGGTCATACATCTACCGTCCAATCTTTGGCTTTTAGTCATGACGGTAACACCTTAGCTAGTGGTAGTGATGATAACACAGCAAGACTGTGGAATTACTGCACCCAGGAATGCTTACAAATTTTCTCCGGACACAGCAAAAGTATCATCTTTGTCACCTTCCATCCCCAGAAACACATCTTAATTACTGCCAGCATCGATAACACCGTCAGAATATGGGATATTGCCACTGGTGAATGTCTGCAAATCTTCAATATTCATCTTAACTGGCATCTGGCGATCGCCCTCAGTCATGATGGTAAAATTTTAGCTACTGGTAGCCACGGCAACACCATCAAATTCTGGGATATCTCCAACGGTGAATGTATTCAAACTCTGGAAAATTACCACAGTTTTGTTTGGTCAATCCTATTTAGCCAGGATGATCAAACCATAATTACTGGTAGTGAAGACAACACTATTAAACTCTGGAATATCTCCACAGGAGAATGCCTACAAACATTGCAAGAACATCAACAGCGCGTTTGGTTAGTGGATTTACATCCCCATAGCTCTAAATTACTGAGTATCAGTGAAGACCAAACTATTAAACTTTGGGATATCACCTCACGACGCTGCTTCAAAACATTAACAGGCTATAGTAACTGGATATTATCCCTCGCATTCAGTCCCGATGGTCAAACCTTAGCTAGTAGTTCCCAAGATAAAAACATTCGATTCTGGGATATGCAAACCCAAAAATGTCGCCTCACCCTGCCAGGACATGATAATTTAGTCTCAGCGATCGCCTTTGCACCCAGAGATAATCATCTTTTAGCTAGTGGTAGCGACGACAATACCATTAAACTGTGGAATCACCAAGGAAAATCCCTGCACACATTACGAGGACATTCAGATTGGGTATATTCCGTCGCATTTAGTCCAGATGGTAAAATTTTAGCCAGTGGTAGCCGCGATCGCACCATTAAAATCTGGAATGGGGAAACCGGGGAATGTCTGCATACCTGCGTGGGACATGAAAATCGTGTCAAATCAGTCACCTTTCATCCTCATGGTACTACCCTCGTCAGCGCTAGCGATGATCAAACTCTGAAAATTTGGGATGTCAATAATTTTACCTGTTTAAAAACCCTAATCGGACATCAAGATAAGCTTTCCTGCGTAGTTTTTAGCCCCGACGGGAATATAATTGCTAGTAGTTGCTGTAATAAAATCATCAAGCTCTGGGATGGAAATACGGGGGAATGTCTGCAAACAATATCCGCTCATAGCTCTAGAATTCGCGCGATCGCCTGGACTCCAGATGGTAAAATTTTAGCAAGTTGCAGTGATGACAGCACAATCAAACTGTGGGATATCCATAGGGGTGAAAATATCAGAACCCTTACAGGACATGATAAAGCCATATGGGCGATCGCGATTAGTCCCGATAATCAGACATTAGCTAGTGGTAGCGAAGACCAAACAATTAAATTATGGCATTTACAAACAGGTGAATGTATGCAAACTTTAAGATGTACTCGACCCTATGAAGGTATGAATATTTCCTATGGGACGGGTTTAACAGAAGCTGAGAGAACAATCTTAAAATCCCTAGGTGCATCAGAACAATCGGATTAA
- a CDS encoding glycoside hydrolase family protein, with translation MRLQDIIFLNQSLEFDYLKQDQELAQQIQARLVHLKLLSGVADGAYGPITKRSMVKFAQAFGLPEIINPVFAKKLIEAQEVPSQNNSNFTTKFARGIELIKRFEGCYLKAYPDPLTKREPITIGWGSTKKRDGSVWYLGEMISQQEADDLLIYQLQKNYLPDLEKIPCWGELNSNQQGALLSFGYNLGSKFYGASGFDSITKVLQNRDWTKIRETFIKYRNPGSNVEKGLLARREAEAQLFLTPIMVEVATSV, from the coding sequence ATGAGACTTCAAGATATTATCTTTCTTAATCAATCCCTTGAGTTTGACTATTTAAAACAAGACCAGGAATTAGCACAACAAATTCAAGCTCGTCTTGTCCATCTCAAATTACTGTCTGGGGTTGCGGATGGTGCTTATGGACCTATTACAAAGCGTTCAATGGTCAAATTTGCCCAAGCTTTTGGTTTACCTGAAATTATCAATCCGGTCTTTGCAAAAAAACTCATTGAAGCTCAAGAAGTTCCCAGTCAAAATAACTCTAATTTTACAACTAAGTTCGCTCGTGGAATTGAGTTAATTAAACGTTTTGAAGGTTGTTATCTGAAAGCATATCCTGACCCTTTAACAAAACGGGAACCAATCACAATTGGTTGGGGTTCAACCAAAAAACGTGATGGTAGTGTGTGGTATCTTGGGGAAATGATTTCTCAACAAGAAGCTGATGATTTGTTAATTTATCAGTTGCAAAAAAACTATTTACCTGATTTAGAAAAAATACCTTGCTGGGGAGAACTCAATTCCAATCAACAGGGAGCGTTACTCAGCTTTGGTTACAATTTAGGAAGTAAATTCTATGGTGCTTCTGGATTTGATTCCATTACTAAAGTCTTACAGAATCGTGATTGGACTAAAATTCGGGAAACTTTTATCAAGTATCGTAACCCTGGAAGCAATGTTGAGAAAGGACTTTTAGCAAGAAGGGAAGCTGAAGCTCAACTATTTTTGACTCCTATTATGGTTGAGGTTGCAACATCAGTATAA
- a CDS encoding IS1 family transposase (programmed frameshift), which yields MECPRCGSSHTRKNGKKRGKQNHICCDCNRQFIDRYEPPQGYSDEVKRECLKMYVNGMGFRAIERVKGVHHTTLITWVKLVGELLPETYDPETIPEVGELDELETFVGFKKNKIWLWTAVNHFKQGILAWVLGDHSAETFRPLWDIVGTWQCYFYVTDGWLVYPGFIPEGDQIVSKTYMTRVEGENTRLRHYLARLHRKTLCYSKSVQMLRYSIRLLLYYLRFWDVPIPQ from the exons ATGGAATGTCCACGTTGTGGGTCGTCTCACACCCGTAAAAATGGCAAGAAAAGAGGTAAACAAAATCACATTTGTTGTGATTGTAATCGCCAATTCATTGATCGCTATGAACCGCCCCAGGGATACAGTGATGAAGTGAAGCGGGAATGCCTAAAAATGTACGTTAATGGTATGGGATTTCGCGCCATCGAACGGGTCAAAGGCGTTCATCACACAACATTGATTACTTGGGTAAAACTTGTGGGAGAACTGCTACCTGAGACCTATGATCCAGAGACAATTCCAGAAGTTGGCGAACTTGATGAGCTAGAAACTTTCGTCGGCT TCAAAAAAAACAAAATCTGGCTTTGGACAGCAGTAAATCACTTCAAACAAGGTATTTTAGCGTGGGTTTTGGGCGACCATAGCGCCGAGACTTTTCGACCGTTATGGGATATTGTGGGTACTTGGCAATGCTATTTTTATGTCACGGATGGATGGTTGGTCTATCCAGGCTTTATTCCTGAAGGCGACCAGATTGTTAGCAAGACTTACATGACACGAGTTGAGGGGGAAAACACCCGACTGCGCCACTATCTCGCTCGATTGCATCGTAAAACGCTATGTTATTCCAAATCAGTACAAATGCTGAGGTATTCAATTCGATTGTTACTTTATTATCTCCGATTTTGGGATGTTCCGATTCCTCAATGA
- a CDS encoding glutathione S-transferase family protein — MYKVFGDMLSGNCYKVKLLMQFLGIRHEWVHVDILASATHSEEFKRMNPNAKIPVVELDNGSYLWESNAILNYLAEETQFLPKDKYERAKILQWQFFEQYSHEPYIATARYINKYLGLPKEREAEYHTKQAGGHKALSVMEQHLAKNKFFLGANATIADITLYAYTHVAHEGGFDLSEYTNIQRWFQDFERIPGYIKMTSAPLEQNK; from the coding sequence ATGTATAAAGTCTTTGGAGATATGCTATCTGGAAATTGTTACAAAGTTAAATTATTGATGCAGTTTCTTGGTATTAGGCATGAATGGGTTCACGTTGATATCCTTGCTAGTGCAACTCATAGCGAAGAATTTAAGCGGATGAATCCAAATGCAAAAATACCAGTAGTCGAGTTGGATAATGGTAGTTATTTGTGGGAGTCCAATGCGATTTTAAATTACTTGGCAGAAGAAACTCAATTCCTACCAAAAGATAAATATGAAAGGGCTAAAATCTTGCAGTGGCAATTTTTTGAACAGTATAGTCATGAACCCTATATTGCAACAGCTAGGTATATCAATAAGTACTTGGGTTTGCCCAAAGAGCGTGAAGCAGAATATCATACAAAGCAAGCTGGTGGACATAAAGCTCTTTCAGTCATGGAACAACACCTAGCGAAGAATAAGTTCTTTCTTGGGGCTAACGCGACAATTGCGGATATTACCTTGTATGCATATACACATGTAGCCCACGAAGGAGGTTTTGATTTATCAGAATATACAAATATTCAGCGATGGTTCCAAGATTTTGAGAGAATTCCTGGTTACATAAAAATGACGTCAGCACCTCTTGAGCAAAACAAATAA
- a CDS encoding DUF3611 family protein — protein MIDNLESLSHPPSKQKFAATLRLVSQISFWVQLILGGISGIAVLLACFSRNITTQTSNAGIGFGIFLAIVGLLLLCFRVYWALRYRKMAKLLQTPNSQNHPKKEDVIQNLRIGLLVSLVGLLIAFIASETTVAIILGKAVAQPQGVAIYQAENVIRSLDIFVMFANINMIGAHFFGGVTSLGLLYWLEE, from the coding sequence ATGATAGATAATTTAGAATCACTTTCACATCCACCAAGCAAACAAAAATTTGCTGCTACATTGCGTTTAGTAAGTCAAATTAGTTTTTGGGTACAGTTAATACTTGGTGGTATTTCTGGCATTGCTGTATTGTTGGCGTGTTTTAGCCGTAACATTACTACTCAGACAAGCAATGCAGGTATAGGCTTTGGGATATTTTTGGCTATTGTTGGTCTTTTATTGCTGTGCTTTCGAGTCTATTGGGCTTTGCGTTATCGAAAAATGGCTAAACTTTTACAAACGCCAAATTCTCAAAATCATCCCAAAAAGGAAGATGTAATTCAAAATTTACGAATTGGATTGCTGGTGAGTTTGGTAGGGTTATTAATAGCTTTTATTGCTTCGGAAACGACAGTTGCAATTATATTGGGTAAAGCAGTAGCACAGCCTCAAGGTGTTGCAATTTATCAAGCAGAAAATGTCATTCGTTCGCTAGATATTTTTGTAATGTTTGCAAACATTAATATGATTGGCGCTCACTTTTTTGGAGGAGTTACTTCTCTGGGTTTACTCTATTGGTTAGAAGAGTAA
- a CDS encoding response regulator yields MTSKQILVIDDEDDIRQLIQTCLEIMGGWKVLTATSGNQGLLLAQSSQPDAILLDVMMPYMDGLTTFEKLQANQITKHIPVILLTARGRTNNERLFKDIDVKGIISKPFNPQKLAIQVAAALN; encoded by the coding sequence ATGACCTCTAAGCAAATCTTAGTTATTGATGATGAAGATGACATCCGTCAATTGATTCAGACTTGTCTAGAAATTATGGGCGGCTGGAAGGTGTTAACTGCTACTTCAGGTAATCAAGGATTACTCTTAGCTCAATCATCTCAACCTGATGCTATCCTTTTGGACGTAATGATGCCTTATATGGATGGTTTGACAACTTTTGAGAAACTACAAGCTAATCAAATAACTAAACATATACCTGTGATTTTACTTACAGCTAGAGGACGCACTAATAACGAACGTCTATTCAAAGATATAGATGTCAAAGGCATAATTAGTAAACCATTTAATCCTCAGAAACTAGCTATTCAAGTAGCAGCAGCTTTGAACTAA
- a CDS encoding ATP-binding protein has translation MRTQLQGYSIALLTVLLALLLTLLLWQLHRLNSIYPLFLAAVMVSSWYGGLNPGLLATFFSAIVCAYFLLLPFYSLSVAGFGALGLLQFVLVALLITLLNTALRQARSQAQMNARVAQQNYESLLKTQDSLRQSEERYRLLIEGVTNYAIFMLAPNGNFTSWNIGAESILGYQEAEIIGQPFERIFSPEAIERGQPQQALSKAVTEGFSKENRWHLRKDGTFFWAHCVITPLRDENGNLRGFSKIMQDITERKQVEEEKEQLLLREQAARAVSEAAQSAAEAANRSKDEFLAIVSHELRTPMTAIIGWVGMLQTGALDEAKATLALETIERNANLQMQLIEDLLDISRIVRGEISLSIDLVDLVEVITDAIEVVQSLADAKDIQIETILDTSIAKISGDSDRLQQVMLNLLTNAIKFTPNGGRVKVRLSKEISQCSIPSYVQITVSDTGKGISADFLPHVFERFCQADSSHTRSDKGLGLGLAIARHIIELHSGTIQAQSQGIGEGTTFTVKLPV, from the coding sequence ATGCGAACGCAACTACAAGGTTATAGCATTGCATTATTAACGGTTTTACTAGCTTTACTGCTGACACTGCTTCTATGGCAGCTACACAGGCTGAATTCCATTTATCCACTGTTTTTAGCTGCTGTCATGGTTAGTTCCTGGTATGGTGGCTTAAACCCAGGACTGTTAGCAACTTTTTTCTCTGCTATCGTCTGCGCCTACTTCCTTTTACTCCCTTTCTATTCTTTGTCTGTTGCTGGGTTTGGTGCGTTGGGGTTGCTTCAGTTTGTGCTAGTAGCATTGTTGATTACCTTACTTAACACTGCACTACGTCAGGCGCGATCGCAAGCTCAAATGAACGCGCGAGTAGCCCAACAAAATTACGAGTCTCTACTTAAAACTCAAGACAGTCTGCGTCAGAGTGAAGAACGTTATCGGTTGCTAATAGAAGGAGTAACTAATTACGCAATTTTCATGTTAGCTCCAAACGGTAACTTTACTAGCTGGAACATTGGAGCCGAAAGTATTTTAGGCTATCAAGAAGCAGAAATTATTGGTCAACCTTTTGAGCGCATTTTTTCACCAGAAGCAATTGAGCGCGGACAACCACAACAAGCATTGAGCAAAGCCGTAACTGAAGGTTTTTCTAAAGAAAATCGTTGGCATCTCCGCAAAGATGGGACATTTTTTTGGGCGCATTGTGTAATCACACCTTTACGAGATGAAAATGGAAATCTGCGCGGATTCTCTAAGATTATGCAAGATATTACTGAGCGCAAACAAGTTGAAGAAGAAAAAGAGCAATTGCTGCTGCGAGAACAAGCTGCACGCGCTGTTAGCGAAGCGGCGCAAAGTGCAGCAGAAGCTGCAAACCGTTCCAAGGATGAATTTTTAGCAATAGTTTCCCATGAATTACGTACCCCCATGACTGCAATTATTGGTTGGGTGGGGATGTTGCAAACGGGTGCGCTAGATGAAGCTAAAGCAACTCTTGCACTTGAGACAATTGAACGCAATGCTAATTTACAAATGCAACTTATTGAAGACTTACTTGATATTTCGCGTATTGTAAGAGGAGAAATTTCACTCTCCATTGATTTGGTAGATTTAGTAGAAGTAATTACAGATGCGATCGAGGTTGTACAATCATTGGCAGATGCAAAGGATATTCAAATTGAAACTATACTTGATACTTCAATAGCAAAAATTTCGGGTGACTCAGATCGCTTGCAACAAGTTATGTTAAATCTACTCACCAATGCGATCAAATTTACACCCAACGGCGGACGGGTTAAGGTGCGGTTGTCAAAGGAAATTTCCCAATGTTCAATTCCTAGCTACGTTCAAATTACTGTGAGTGATACTGGTAAGGGTATCAGTGCTGACTTTTTACCTCACGTTTTTGAGCGCTTTTGCCAAGCAGATAGTAGTCATACTCGGTCAGATAAAGGACTAGGTTTAGGGCTAGCGATCGCCCGTCATATAATAGAACTGCATAGTGGCACAATCCAAGCCCAGAGCCAAGGAATAGGTGAAGGAACAACATTTACAGTCAAGTTGCCTGTTTGA
- a CDS encoding response regulator yields the protein MRILLIEDDYLLAQAVATALTKQNYVVDIAADGEAGWELISVCNYDLILLDVILPKLDGISLCRQLRQSGHQMLILLLTAKDTKTDKIIGLDAGADDYVVKPFDFQELSARIRALLRRGNTSLPPILEWGSLRLDPSTCEVTYADIVLNLTAKEFSLLDLFLRNNQRIFSRSAIVDQLWSAEKDPPEENTIKSHIKSLRQKLKAAGANYDFIETVYGMGYRLKALSNEQKCQKNQQETDLKQQKTLLTAIAQQLENFKVKVGSRITVLNLAADALRKGLLDVELRQKAEQEAHKLAGSLGSFGFPKGSLLANEIEDIFQNLKSTSQAKCFYLDKLLIKLQRELEKTPVEQRQNLLLVISNDRQVVEELIKEVENQELQVKIATNLTTARNIIPSLNPDVVLLDLDIHKDSLKLLTELSQRLPLPEIPVLVFTERNNFSYRVEVARAGGRGFLQKSMPPSQILESVSQILEQTCIIEARVMVVDDDSQTLTFIQQSLEPLGLTLKTLEDSRYFWDNLTEFSPDLLILDVEMPHINGIELCQVVRNDPYYKFLPVLFLVENVNTDIVEQIFAIGADDCISKTAKNSQLITHVLNRIKRT from the coding sequence ATGAGAATTCTGTTAATTGAAGACGATTATTTGCTTGCTCAAGCTGTAGCTACAGCTCTTACCAAACAAAATTATGTGGTCGATATTGCTGCTGATGGTGAAGCTGGTTGGGAATTGATAAGTGTTTGTAACTATGACCTGATTTTGCTAGATGTGATTCTGCCAAAGCTGGATGGTATCAGTCTTTGTCGGCAATTACGCCAGTCAGGACATCAAATGCTGATTCTGCTTTTGACAGCAAAAGATACTAAAACAGATAAAATTATCGGTTTAGATGCCGGAGCAGACGATTATGTAGTCAAACCATTTGACTTTCAAGAGTTATCAGCTCGGATTCGTGCTTTACTGCGTCGGGGAAATACTTCTTTACCTCCTATTTTGGAATGGGGAAGCTTGCGTCTCGATCCTAGTACTTGTGAGGTAACTTATGCAGATATTGTACTAAATTTAACGGCAAAAGAATTTAGTCTTTTAGACCTATTTTTACGCAACAACCAGCGCATCTTTAGCCGGAGTGCAATTGTAGATCAACTTTGGAGTGCTGAAAAAGATCCACCTGAAGAAAATACGATTAAATCTCATATCAAAAGCTTAAGACAGAAGCTAAAAGCAGCAGGTGCTAACTATGATTTTATAGAAACTGTTTATGGAATGGGTTATCGCTTAAAAGCTCTATCGAATGAACAAAAATGTCAGAAAAATCAGCAGGAAACAGATTTAAAACAACAGAAAACTCTCCTAACAGCCATTGCTCAACAGCTGGAAAATTTTAAAGTTAAGGTTGGTTCGCGCATTACAGTATTGAACTTAGCTGCTGATGCTTTAAGAAAAGGTTTACTAGATGTTGAACTAAGGCAAAAAGCAGAGCAAGAAGCTCACAAGTTAGCTGGTTCTTTAGGTAGTTTTGGCTTCCCCAAAGGCTCGTTATTAGCTAATGAAATAGAAGATATATTTCAAAATCTAAAATCTACTAGCCAAGCTAAATGTTTTTATTTAGATAAGCTTTTGATTAAGTTGCAACGAGAGCTAGAAAAAACTCCAGTTGAACAAAGACAAAATTTACTATTAGTAATTAGCAACGATCGCCAAGTAGTAGAGGAATTGATAAAGGAAGTTGAAAATCAGGAACTACAAGTTAAAATTGCAACTAATCTCACTACAGCCAGAAATATAATTCCATCTTTAAATCCCGATGTGGTACTACTGGATCTTGATATTCACAAAGATAGTTTGAAGTTATTAACAGAATTATCCCAGCGATTGCCACTGCCAGAAATACCAGTGTTAGTTTTTACAGAGCGAAATAATTTTAGCTATCGCGTTGAGGTTGCACGAGCTGGCGGACGTGGTTTTTTACAAAAATCTATGCCTCCTAGCCAAATTTTAGAGTCAGTTAGTCAAATATTAGAACAAACTTGTATTATCGAAGCGAGAGTAATGGTTGTAGACGACGATTCACAGACATTAACTTTTATACAACAATCTTTAGAACCATTAGGACTGACTCTAAAAACTCTTGAAGACTCACGATATTTCTGGGATAATTTGACAGAATTTTCTCCAGATTTGCTAATTTTAGATGTGGAAATGCCCCATATCAATGGCATTGAACTTTGTCAGGTAGTACGTAACGATCCCTACTACAAATTTTTACCAGTGCTGTTTCTGGTTGAGAATGTAAACACAGATATTGTCGAGCAAATATTTGCGATCGGTGCTGATGATTGTATAAGCAAAACTGCTAAAAACTCACAACTAATTACTCATGTATTGAACCGTATCAAACGAACATAA